A region from the Lolium perenne isolate Kyuss_39 chromosome 4, Kyuss_2.0, whole genome shotgun sequence genome encodes:
- the LOC139838952 gene encoding uncharacterized protein: MRVNAIQKNVKKHHFYTISYGKVWRAKQRAMEMRFGSFRDAYDAVVRLLQTLQARNPGTYVNIQDLFLSESPSYRVLHRVYFSFGVCIESFRHCRPVLCVDGTFLTGQYKGQILTAIGMDGNNQIVPLAFAFVESENTESWLWFFRQLKISIVKDKPNVCILHDRHAGILKAIKTLKEPGQETPWIDIESRWCMRHLGANFYT, from the coding sequence ATGAGAGTAAACGCCATACAGAAGAATGTTAAGAAGCATCATTTTTACACCATTTCTTATGGCAAGGTTTGGAGGGCTAAGCAGAGGGCGATGGAGATGAGGTTTGGTTCGTTTCGAGACGCATACGACGCTGTTGTTCGTTTGCTGCAGACGCTGCAGGCGAGGAATCCAGGCACATATGTGAACATCCAAGACTTGTTTTTGTCGGAGTCCCCATCTTACAGGGTTCTGCATAGAGTCTATTTCTCGTTCGGTGTATGCATCGAATCATTCAGACACTGTCGACCCGTGTTATGTGTCGACGGCACGTTTCTGACCGGTCAGTACAAGGGTCAAATCTTGACCGCCATTGGAATGGACGGAAACAATCAAATTGTGCCACTCGCTTTTGCTTTCGTGGAGAGTGAGAACACCGAAAGCTGGTTATGGTTTTTCAGGCAGTTGAAGATTTCAATTGTAAAGGACAAGCCGAATGTTTGCATCCTTCATGACAGGCATGCAGGTATACTGAAAGCTATTAAGACACTAAAAGAGCCTGGGCAAGAAACTCCATGGATTGACATTGAGAGCCGTTGGTGCATGCGCCACCTGGGGGCCAATTTTTACACATAA